A window of Candidatus Jettenia caeni contains these coding sequences:
- a CDS encoding DEAD/DEAH box helicase: MNFESFNFHPHIAAGVRALGYITPTPIQLQAIPFILQGQDIMALAQTGTGKTAAFVLPILQRLMQGPRGCVRALIIAPTRELAEQIHEAIGGLGQQTRLRSVTVYGGVNMRPQVQKLRGKAEIAVSCPGRLLDHIRQGTIDLSRLEVLVLDEADRMFDMGFLPDIRKILKHLPAQRQTLFFSATMPDDIRRLAHDILHTPATVQVNHTMPVTTISHALYPVEQHLKTPLLMALLNHTDMESVLVFTRTKHRAKQVAHQLGRAGYSSTSLQGNLSQSQRQAALNGFRNGSFKILVATDIAARGIDVSRISHVINYDMPDTSDAYTHRIGRTGRAAKTGDAFTLITREDAQMVRAIENVLGEELERCTLQGFDYTANSFHTEHTRHQPQRHRKQKKAKQAKAQRSAASKRGTQGKAISQVAKQRFLHASHLTGSPTRNSRDSC, encoded by the coding sequence GTGAATTTTGAATCATTTAATTTCCATCCGCATATCGCGGCCGGTGTAAGGGCGTTGGGCTACATTACACCAACACCTATCCAACTTCAGGCAATACCTTTCATTCTTCAAGGCCAGGACATCATGGCCCTGGCTCAAACCGGAACCGGTAAAACTGCCGCTTTTGTGTTGCCAATTTTGCAGCGACTGATGCAAGGGCCACGCGGTTGTGTCCGCGCCCTGATAATCGCACCCACGCGTGAATTGGCTGAGCAAATACACGAAGCTATTGGTGGGCTTGGCCAACAAACAAGGTTGCGCAGCGTAACTGTTTATGGCGGCGTGAACATGAGACCGCAAGTTCAAAAGCTGCGAGGCAAAGCCGAAATCGCCGTGTCCTGCCCTGGTCGTTTACTTGACCACATCCGTCAGGGTACAATTGATCTGTCACGCCTGGAAGTGCTTGTGTTAGATGAAGCAGACCGGATGTTTGACATGGGCTTTTTACCCGATATACGGAAGATTTTAAAGCACTTGCCGGCACAACGGCAGACGCTGTTTTTCTCGGCCACTATGCCCGATGATATCCGGCGTTTGGCACATGACATCTTGCATACTCCGGCCACGGTGCAAGTAAACCATACCATGCCGGTGACTACCATATCGCATGCATTATATCCGGTTGAACAGCATCTTAAGACCCCTCTGCTGATGGCACTCTTGAATCATACGGACATGGAGTCGGTACTCGTTTTTACCCGTACCAAGCACCGTGCCAAACAAGTCGCTCACCAATTGGGAAGAGCAGGCTACAGTTCAACATCGCTGCAAGGCAATCTGTCTCAAAGCCAGCGACAGGCAGCGCTTAATGGTTTTCGTAACGGCTCGTTCAAGATTCTGGTGGCAACAGACATTGCCGCTCGCGGCATCGATGTTTCCCGGATTTCGCATGTTATTAACTATGATATGCCCGATACCTCTGATGCCTATACGCATCGTATCGGACGTACAGGGCGTGCCGCCAAAACAGGCGATGCTTTTACCCTTATAACCCGGGAAGATGCACAAATGGTACGCGCCATCGAAAACGTACTGGGCGAGGAATTGGAGCGGTGTACACTGCAAGGCTTCGATTATACCGCGAATTCTTTCCATACAGAGCATACACGCCATCAACCGCAGCGCCATCGCAAGCAAAAGAAGGCGAAACAGGCTAAGGCACAACGATCCGCGGCTTCAAAGCGCGGTACTCAAGGGAAGGCTATTTCACAGGTAGCGAAGCAACGTTTCCTGCATGCTTCGCACCTGACTGGCTCGCCGACCCGTAATTCTCGCGACTCATGTTAA
- a CDS encoding methyltransferase, which translates to MAKIKENSTKEPVRVQRISGEPIEKQLWKAADKLRKNIDAAEYKHIVLGLIFLRYISDAFEDLHTRLKNGKGEYAGADPEDKDEYKAENVFFVPEIARWSYLQSKAKLPTIGKEVDNAMDAIEKDNPSLKDVLPKVFARGNLDPTNLGGLIDLIGNIALGDAKARSADVLGHVFEYFLGEFALAEGKKGGQFYTPRSVVELLVEMLEPHKGRVFDPCCGSGGMFVQSEKFVANHHGKVNDISIYGQESNLTTWRLAKMNLAIRGIDSSQVKWNNEGSFLNDVHKDLKADFVIANPPFNDSDWSGDLLRKDGRWKYGVPPAGNANYAWIQHFLYHLSPSGVAGFVLAKGSLTSKTSGEGEIRKALIEARLVDCIVNLPAKLFLNTQIPACLWFIRRGRAEPSLNPSQKAGSFSPFGRDRREGGREGEILFIDARNIGHLINRRTRELSSEDIMKIANTYHTWKSSPSSNSSQKEENKSPSPSGRGGGEGVYQDIRGFCNSASIERVRELDYVLTPGRYVGLPDDEDDFDFNERFTSLKKEFEEQLKEEEKLNTLIKENLKKVKLV; encoded by the coding sequence ATGGCAAAGATTAAAGAGAATAGCACAAAAGAACCTGTCCGCGTGCAACGCATAAGCGGGGAGCCGATTGAAAAGCAACTTTGGAAGGCAGCAGATAAGCTCCGTAAGAATATTGACGCAGCAGAATACAAGCACATTGTGCTCGGTTTGATTTTCTTGAGATACATTTCCGACGCCTTTGAAGACTTGCATACCAGACTGAAAAACGGCAAGGGTGAATACGCCGGGGCAGACCCGGAAGATAAAGACGAATACAAGGCGGAGAATGTCTTTTTTGTTCCCGAAATTGCCCGTTGGTCATATCTGCAATCCAAAGCAAAGCTTCCCACCATCGGCAAAGAAGTTGATAATGCGATGGATGCTATCGAGAAGGATAATCCATCGCTCAAAGATGTGCTGCCAAAGGTCTTTGCGCGCGGAAACCTTGACCCCACGAATCTTGGCGGATTGATAGACCTTATCGGGAACATTGCCCTTGGCGATGCAAAAGCCCGCAGCGCCGATGTGCTTGGACATGTGTTTGAATACTTTCTCGGAGAATTTGCCCTTGCCGAAGGAAAGAAGGGCGGGCAGTTCTATACACCGCGCAGTGTTGTTGAGTTACTGGTAGAAATGCTTGAACCACATAAAGGCCGCGTGTTTGACCCCTGTTGCGGCTCAGGCGGTATGTTTGTTCAGTCGGAAAAGTTTGTTGCTAACCATCATGGCAAGGTGAACGATATCTCCATTTACGGGCAGGAGAGTAATTTGACTACCTGGCGGCTAGCGAAGATGAACCTTGCCATTCGAGGCATTGATAGTTCACAGGTCAAATGGAACAACGAAGGTTCCTTCCTGAACGACGTTCACAAAGATTTAAAAGCCGATTTCGTTATCGCCAATCCCCCCTTTAATGACAGCGACTGGAGCGGCGATCTGCTCCGCAAAGACGGGAGATGGAAATACGGCGTACCACCGGCCGGCAATGCAAATTACGCATGGATACAACATTTCCTTTATCATCTTAGCCCTAGTGGGGTTGCCGGTTTTGTCCTGGCGAAAGGCTCGCTCACCTCCAAGACTTCCGGTGAAGGAGAAATCCGCAAGGCATTAATCGAAGCACGTTTGGTTGATTGCATTGTCAATCTTCCTGCCAAGCTGTTCCTGAATACCCAGATCCCCGCCTGCCTCTGGTTTATTCGGCGCGGCCGCGCCGAACCCTCCCTCAATCCCTCCCAAAAGGCGGGAAGTTTCTCTCCCTTTGGGAGAGACAGAAGAGAGGGTGGAAGAGAGGGTGAAATCCTTTTCATTGACGCCCGCAACATTGGTCATTTGATAAACCGGAGAACACGGGAGCTTTCGTCTGAAGATATCATGAAGATTGCCAATACTTATCATACATGGAAATCTTCACCCTCCTCTAACTCCTCCCAAAAGGAGGAGAACAAAAGCCCCTCTCCCTCTGGGAGAGGCGGGGGTGAGGGTGTCTATCAAGACATCAGGGGCTTCTGTAATTCCGCATCCATTGAACGCGTGCGAGAACTTGATTATGTACTCACACCTGGAAGGTATGTCGGTTTGCCTGACGATGAGGATGATTTTGATTTTAATGAGCGTTTTACCAGTTTGAAGAAGGAATTTGAAGAACAGTTGAAAGAGGAAGAGAAACTGAATACGCTGATAAAGGAAAACCTGAAAAAGGTAAAGCTGGTATGA
- a CDS encoding transposase, whose translation MPNTYSQIYIQIVFAVKDRLNLIQSRHREELHKYITGIVQNREHKMLSIFCMPDHTHLLVGLKPSIAISDLVRDIKAGSSNFINDNRWVPGKFNWQEGFGAFSYSRSHIDAVIKYILHQEEHHKKKTFKEEYLDFLKKYEIKYDKKYLFEWIE comes from the coding sequence ATGCCTAATACCTATTCACAAATTTACATTCAAATTGTCTTTGCCGTAAAAGACAGACTGAATTTAATTCAAAGCCGGCATCGGGAGGAGTTGCATAAATACATCACGGGCATTGTGCAAAACCGCGAACACAAAATGTTATCCATTTTTTGCATGCCCGATCATACCCATTTGCTGGTTGGGTTAAAACCATCCATTGCAATTTCTGATTTGGTAAGAGACATAAAAGCCGGCTCTTCAAATTTCATCAATGATAACAGATGGGTGCCGGGAAAATTCAATTGGCAGGAGGGGTTTGGGGCGTTCTCTTATTCCAGAAGCCATATAGACGCCGTTATCAAATACATCCTCCATCAGGAGGAACATCACAAAAAGAAAACCTTCAAGGAAGAATATCTTGATTTTTTGAAGAAATACGAAATCAAATATGATAAAAAATATTTGTTTGAGTGGATAGAATGA
- a CDS encoding cytosine deaminase — protein sequence MDEFLEAAIEEAKKGLTEGGIPIGSVLVIDGRIVSRGHNRRVQKGSAVLHAEMDCLENAGRLKASDYRRGTLYSTLSPCDMCSGAVLLYGIPKVIIGENRTFLGPEDYLRSRGVQTIVVNNRECCQLMKKFINEHPELWNEDIGR from the coding sequence ATGGACGAATTTCTTGAAGCAGCAATTGAAGAAGCGAAAAAGGGATTGACCGAAGGCGGTATTCCGATCGGCTCGGTGCTGGTAATTGACGGACGGATTGTTAGCCGGGGGCACAACCGGCGTGTACAAAAGGGGAGTGCGGTGTTGCACGCTGAGATGGATTGTCTGGAGAATGCTGGTCGTCTTAAAGCATCCGATTATCGTCGGGGAACTTTGTACTCCACACTGTCACCTTGTGATATGTGCAGTGGTGCAGTACTGCTGTACGGAATTCCAAAGGTTATTATTGGAGAGAACCGTACTTTTCTGGGACCGGAGGATTACCTGCGGTCCCGTGGAGTGCAGACCATCGTCGTCAATAACCGGGAGTGTTGTCAACTCATGAAGAAGTTCATCAATGAGCATCCGGAGCTTTGGAATGAAGATATTGGCAGATAG
- a CDS encoding transposase, with the protein MKQQKRDVKKLAGTDKRPLQEQKKKKSKKDYRVRNWSEYTEALRQRGSLDVWIDEGVQEKWNAEPTGQRGSPPTYSDLAITSTLQLGIVFHQRLRQTEGLVKSLFRLMNIPLKVPDYSTLSRRGETVGISLAKEKKENLVLVLDSSGLKVYGEGEWKVRQHGYTKRRTWRKIHLSITPDGEIRAQELTENSTGDSEVVDKLLSQEESRIDTFAGDGSYDKRKVYESCKRRGILRILIPPRKDAKIWQHGNCSTEPHVRDETIRHIRRTSLRQWKERVGYHVRSLVENAIFRFKIIFGDRLYARNLAQQRTEVGIKASVLNRMMKLGMPESYAIS; encoded by the coding sequence ATGAAGCAACAGAAACGGGACGTAAAGAAACTAGCAGGAACAGATAAAAGGCCGCTCCAAGAACAGAAAAAGAAGAAATCAAAGAAGGACTACCGGGTAAGAAACTGGTCAGAGTATACAGAGGCATTAAGACAAAGAGGGTCTCTTGATGTATGGATAGATGAGGGGGTACAAGAGAAATGGAATGCAGAGCCAACGGGCCAAAGAGGGTCTCCCCCTACGTATAGTGATCTGGCCATAACATCAACGCTTCAGTTGGGTATCGTATTTCATCAAAGACTTCGTCAAACAGAAGGATTAGTCAAATCACTGTTTCGGCTCATGAATATCCCTCTGAAGGTTCCTGATTATTCAACCCTGTCTCGAAGAGGTGAAACAGTGGGAATTTCTTTAGCGAAAGAGAAGAAAGAGAATCTGGTATTAGTCCTTGATAGCAGTGGGTTAAAGGTCTATGGGGAAGGGGAATGGAAGGTAAGACAGCATGGATATACCAAGAGAAGAACATGGAGAAAGATTCATTTGTCCATTACTCCTGATGGAGAGATAAGAGCACAAGAGCTTACCGAGAATAGTACTGGTGATTCAGAGGTAGTAGATAAGCTTCTAAGCCAGGAAGAGTCAAGGATTGATACCTTTGCCGGTGATGGCTCCTATGATAAGAGGAAGGTCTATGAGAGTTGTAAGAGAAGAGGGATTCTCAGAATACTTATTCCTCCGAGGAAGGATGCAAAGATATGGCAGCATGGCAACTGCAGTACAGAGCCACATGTCCGAGATGAGACGATAAGGCATATCAGAAGAACTTCCCTAAGACAGTGGAAAGAGCGTGTTGGTTACCACGTCCGCTCTCTGGTTGAGAATGCGATATTTCGATTCAAAATCATCTTTGGCGATAGGCTTTATGCCAGAAATCTTGCTCAACAAAGAACAGAAGTAGGTATCAAGGCATCTGTTTTAAACCGTATGATGAAATTAGGAATGCCGGAAAGTTATGCGATCTCATAA
- a CDS encoding truncated methyltransferase, which translates to MSACKAQAGRWRAFDYEELINRDKASLDIFWLKDESLEASENLPEPDIIAREIITDRQDALAQFQAIVDDLDAEN; encoded by the coding sequence ATGTCTGCGTGCAAGGCACAGGCGGGACGCTGGCGTGCGTTTGATTATGAAGAACTCATAAACCGTGATAAGGCAAGTCTCGATATCTTCTGGCTTAAAGATGAAAGCCTCGAAGCATCCGAAAATCTTCCTGAACCTGACATCATCGCCCGTGAAATTATTACCGATCGTCAGGATGCACTTGCCCAGTTTCAGGCGATAGTTGATGATTTGGATGCTGAGAATTAA
- a CDS encoding putative transposase: protein MCNKADSNRKITIKGYTRHTADFKKEYLPALKKISISCNGRKNTLKVMSISAEVSKVGPATVVLSQRDRQTLALIGVGKRLSLRAICYAYLLRWRIEILFKELKQYLHFGSYHCRDFEAYMNHILLVILAYNILKSLYPKFSIAEAKKQVSQSSQAVFLYELKHDLTKFHGNRIVKNKIFQALSAMTAIFPLSMAG from the coding sequence TTGTGCAACAAAGCCGACTCCAATCGAAAGATTACCATCAAGGGATACACCCGGCATACTGCTGATTTTAAGAAAGAATACTTACCAGCCCTTAAAAAGATATCCATTTCTTGTAATGGACGAAAAAATACTTTAAAAGTTATGTCAATCAGCGCTGAAGTATCAAAGGTTGGCCCTGCCACCGTAGTGCTCTCTCAGCGTGATCGTCAAACCCTTGCCCTTATAGGTGTTGGTAAAAGACTTTCTCTCAGAGCAATCTGTTATGCCTATCTCTTGCGATGGAGAATAGAGATTCTCTTTAAGGAACTCAAACAGTATCTGCATTTTGGCTCGTATCATTGCAGAGATTTTGAAGCTTATATGAACCATATTCTTTTGGTGATTCTGGCATATAACATTCTGAAGTCTCTGTATCCAAAATTTTCAATTGCTGAAGCGAAAAAACAGGTAAGTCAGTCTTCCCAAGCAGTATTTTTGTACGAACTGAAGCATGACTTAACAAAATTTCACGGCAATAGAATCGTTAAGAACAAGATTTTTCAGGCTCTCTCAGCCATGACTGCCATCTTTCCCTTATCTATGGCTGGTTAG
- a CDS encoding truncated methyltransferase — protein MSPSQIVQKLWNYCNVLRDDGMSYGDYVEQLTYLLFLKMADERSKPPYNLPSQVPKEYITGKVF, from the coding sequence ATGAGCCCATCACAAATTGTTCAAAAACTCTGGAACTACTGTAACGTCCTCCGTGACGATGGGATGAGCTACGGGGATTATGTGGAACAGCTTACGTATCTGCTTTTCCTTAAAATGGCTGATGAGCGGTCAAAACCCCCTTATAACCTGCCAAGCCAGGTTCCAAAAGAATATATAACTGGCAAAGTCTTCTGA
- a CDS encoding truncated methyltransferase translates to MGLIFGKAQNKFQDPAKLRRLIVDLIDKEDWSSMSADVKGDAYEGLFEKNAQDTKSGAGQYFTPRPLISAIVDVIAPKPKETICDPACGTGGFLLASHDYLAKHYQLDKDEKRFLNEKALKGWELVHNTARLCAMNMMLHGIGHGEDLPLTVADSLAGHPGEYFDIVLTNPPFGKKSSTTIVGADGKPYKEKEMIEREDFWATTSNKQLNFVQHVKTLLKQHGRAAVVVSDNVLFEGGAGETIRRKLLHECDVHTLLRLPTGLFYAQGVKANVLFFDRKPASEAPWTKKLWIYDFRTNKDFTLKTNPLKRSDLDEFVTCYNPENRHNRKTTWSENSPEWHVCVQGTGGTLACV, encoded by the coding sequence TTGGGGTTAATATTCGGAAAGGCTCAAAATAAGTTTCAAGACCCTGCGAAACTCCGGCGGCTGATTGTCGACTTGATCGATAAAGAAGACTGGTCTTCGATGAGCGCCGATGTGAAGGGGGATGCCTACGAAGGTCTGTTTGAAAAGAATGCCCAGGATACGAAATCAGGTGCAGGGCAGTATTTTACTCCCCGGCCATTGATTTCGGCTATCGTTGATGTGATAGCCCCGAAGCCAAAAGAGACGATCTGTGATCCGGCATGTGGTACGGGCGGCTTCCTTCTCGCTTCACACGATTACCTTGCAAAACATTATCAATTGGATAAAGACGAAAAACGTTTCCTCAATGAAAAAGCATTAAAAGGCTGGGAGCTTGTTCACAATACAGCACGCCTCTGTGCAATGAATATGATGCTGCATGGGATTGGTCATGGCGAAGATTTGCCGTTAACTGTTGCAGACTCGCTTGCAGGCCACCCCGGAGAGTATTTTGATATAGTGCTGACAAATCCTCCCTTCGGGAAAAAGAGCAGTACAACCATCGTTGGGGCTGATGGGAAGCCGTATAAAGAGAAAGAGATGATTGAAAGGGAAGACTTCTGGGCTACGACCTCAAACAAGCAACTGAATTTTGTCCAGCACGTAAAGACCCTTCTCAAACAACATGGCCGTGCTGCTGTCGTTGTGTCTGATAATGTCTTATTTGAAGGCGGCGCGGGAGAAACAATCCGACGTAAATTGCTTCATGAGTGTGATGTCCATACCCTTCTCAGACTTCCCACAGGACTTTTTTATGCCCAGGGCGTAAAGGCAAATGTGCTCTTCTTTGACCGCAAACCAGCATCAGAGGCACCGTGGACAAAGAAGCTTTGGATATATGATTTTAGAACGAACAAAGATTTTACTCTGAAAACCAATCCCCTCAAACGCAGTGACCTTGATGAATTTGTTACATGCTACAATCCTGAAAATCGTCACAATAGAAAGACTACATGGTCAGAAAATAGCCCGGAATGGCATGTCTGCGTGCAAGGCACAGGCGGGACGCTGGCGTGCGTTTGA